A part of Gemmatimonas groenlandica genomic DNA contains:
- a CDS encoding DUF885 family protein produces the protein MNATFTGLHTHDHRLPDWSRDARDTEVAELAELHDALFSTSPRRGDNALATDIDAVDAELARANIDVRILETQSRFFHDRNPVLWTGEAIFSVVSLLLRPTHPISSCTTAITARLRAIPAFLGAMQTALTEPVPAIWIDRATREARVFAGFLRGQLRLWCDEHQIDSVERQSIAAAAADAAQAFDGAAHWLFLLPHDVHSGYAIGVEAYDILLRRGHFCAQSSAELLQRVMGEMPAAQTRFHALATEVAGSPEALGAKLADDRPAEADYLATFTSQFEACRELALKHDQVSWPDWPLRYVPIPVWARDIAPQLYFLFYRSPAPYEPRPEHLYLVTPVDDTIAPDERERRLKAWNHSTITLNHVVHHGALGHHVQNGHATHRSHSRIGKIAAVDCASRIGMFLGGSMAEGWACYATELADELGFLTPLERAAEQQSRVRMLARAIVDIRLHTGGFTFAEAVAYYVQEVGMPEAAAVGEATKNSMFPCTAVMYWLGTQGILDLRDTLRERADYSPRHFHDALLSRGAIPVALAARLLTATP, from the coding sequence GTGAACGCTACGTTCACCGGGCTGCACACGCATGACCATCGTCTCCCCGATTGGTCGCGCGATGCGCGAGACACCGAAGTGGCCGAGCTGGCCGAGCTGCACGACGCACTCTTCAGCACGTCACCGCGCCGCGGCGACAACGCCCTCGCCACCGATATCGATGCCGTCGACGCCGAGTTGGCGCGCGCCAACATCGACGTCCGCATTCTCGAGACGCAGAGCCGTTTCTTCCACGACCGGAATCCCGTGCTCTGGACCGGCGAGGCGATCTTCAGCGTCGTATCGCTGTTGCTGCGTCCCACGCACCCGATCTCGTCCTGCACCACGGCGATCACGGCACGACTCCGCGCGATCCCGGCGTTCCTTGGCGCAATGCAGACGGCGCTCACCGAGCCGGTACCCGCGATCTGGATCGATCGTGCCACCCGTGAGGCGCGCGTATTCGCCGGATTTCTGCGGGGGCAGTTGCGCCTCTGGTGCGACGAGCACCAGATCGACAGTGTGGAGCGTCAGTCGATCGCCGCGGCAGCGGCGGATGCGGCGCAGGCCTTCGACGGTGCGGCACATTGGCTCTTCCTGTTGCCGCACGATGTGCATTCTGGCTACGCGATCGGCGTCGAGGCATACGACATTCTGTTGCGGCGCGGGCATTTCTGTGCGCAGTCGTCTGCCGAGTTGCTGCAGCGCGTGATGGGGGAGATGCCCGCGGCCCAGACGCGCTTCCACGCGCTCGCTACCGAGGTCGCCGGTTCGCCCGAAGCACTCGGCGCGAAGCTGGCCGACGATCGCCCCGCCGAAGCCGACTATCTCGCCACCTTCACGTCGCAATTCGAAGCGTGCCGGGAGCTCGCCCTGAAGCACGACCAGGTAAGCTGGCCCGATTGGCCACTGCGCTACGTGCCCATTCCCGTGTGGGCACGCGACATCGCGCCACAACTGTATTTCCTGTTCTATCGCTCGCCGGCGCCGTACGAACCCCGCCCCGAGCACCTGTACCTGGTAACCCCTGTCGACGACACCATCGCCCCCGACGAGCGGGAGCGCCGACTGAAAGCATGGAACCACAGCACGATCACGCTCAATCACGTCGTGCATCACGGCGCGCTCGGCCACCATGTACAGAACGGCCACGCCACGCATCGATCGCACTCGCGCATCGGCAAGATTGCCGCCGTCGACTGCGCGAGTCGTATCGGAATGTTCCTGGGTGGATCCATGGCCGAGGGCTGGGCGTGCTATGCCACCGAACTCGCCGACGAACTCGGATTTCTTACCCCGCTCGAGCGAGCCGCGGAACAGCAGAGTCGTGTGCGTATGCTGGCGCGCGCGATCGTCGACATCCGGTTGCACACGGGTGGATTCACCTTCGCAGAAGCCGTGGCGTACTACGTGCAGGAAGTGGGCATGCCGGAAGCTGCGGCCGTGGGCGAAGCGACCAAGAACTCGATGTTCCCCTGCACCGCGGTGATGTACTGGCTCGGCACGCAGGGCATTCTCGATCTGCGGGACACCTTGCGCGAGCGAGCAGACTATTCGCCGCGGCACTTTCATGATGCGCTGTTGAGCCGGGGAGCTATTCCCGTGGCGCTCGCCGCGCGACTTCTTACGGCAACTCCATGA
- a CDS encoding Gfo/Idh/MocA family protein, which yields MTASNDIVRVGVLGAGAWAQFAHLPGWKRDPRCTIVAIADPIVERAREFAAQFEIPNVYATHEELIARTDIDVVDVCTPSATHFSLSCAALEAGKHVLCEKPVAYDFTETRRAAALAASKGLKTKLGFTFRYSPAMRYMKALIDEGYIGTPFIFNGYEQNSQWLDPQTPLRQVDHEADQTEIHVSSLEGYGAPIMDIGHLFMGSRFKSVVGTMKNFIPERMVRATGTMMRMNIDDGDIFIGEFDNGGIGSIQTSFVTVGNYPGIEARVYGSKGALICRLVEENGICETLKGATADSVEFKELEIPQRFYPAGGSARESWRSLFYANLIGSFISEIRGEVEGNEGNFEDGAHVQELINAVERSFRERRWVNIPLEQPPVAGSAS from the coding sequence GTGACCGCCAGTAACGACATCGTTCGTGTTGGAGTCCTTGGCGCCGGTGCCTGGGCACAGTTCGCGCACCTGCCTGGTTGGAAGCGCGATCCGCGCTGCACCATTGTCGCGATCGCCGATCCGATCGTCGAGCGCGCCCGCGAGTTCGCGGCGCAGTTCGAAATTCCGAACGTGTATGCCACGCATGAAGAGCTGATTGCGCGTACCGATATCGATGTGGTCGACGTGTGCACGCCCAGCGCGACGCACTTCTCGCTGAGTTGCGCGGCGCTCGAAGCCGGCAAGCATGTGCTGTGCGAGAAGCCAGTGGCCTATGATTTCACCGAGACGCGACGGGCGGCGGCGTTGGCCGCCAGCAAAGGTCTGAAGACCAAGCTCGGATTCACCTTTCGCTACTCGCCGGCGATGCGCTACATGAAAGCGCTGATCGACGAGGGCTATATCGGCACGCCGTTCATCTTCAACGGCTACGAACAGAATTCGCAGTGGCTCGATCCACAAACGCCGCTGCGTCAGGTCGACCATGAGGCCGACCAGACCGAGATTCACGTGTCGTCGCTGGAAGGGTACGGCGCGCCGATCATGGACATCGGCCATCTCTTCATGGGCAGTCGCTTCAAGTCGGTCGTCGGCACGATGAAGAACTTCATCCCCGAGCGCATGGTGCGTGCGACCGGCACGATGATGCGCATGAATATCGACGATGGCGACATATTTATCGGCGAGTTCGACAACGGCGGCATTGGCTCCATTCAAACCAGCTTCGTAACCGTGGGGAATTATCCCGGCATCGAAGCGCGCGTGTACGGCAGCAAAGGCGCACTGATCTGCCGTCTGGTGGAAGAGAACGGCATCTGTGAAACGCTGAAAGGGGCGACGGCCGACTCGGTCGAGTTCAAGGAGCTCGAGATTCCGCAGCGCTTCTACCCCGCGGGCGGCAGTGCGCGTGAATCGTGGCGCTCGCTGTTCTACGCGAATCTCATCGGCTCGTTCATCTCCGAGATCCGCGGTGAAGTGGAAGGCAACGAAGGCAATTTCGAAGATGGTGCGCACGTGCAGGAGCTCATCAACGCCGTCGAGCGCTCGTTCCGTGAGCGACGCTGGGTGAACATTCCGCTCGAACAGCCTCCAGTCGCGGGATCGGCATCCTGA
- a CDS encoding peptide ABC transporter substrate-binding protein — MMRWSVRLSRRSARSSALGVAAALCASLAACGGETSRSGPSNELLIVGYDREPDTMNRYATHILEDIESCVVEGLVTNDEEMKIIPVLASEIPTTENGGVIVRPDGGMDVTWKLRPGVKWHDGVSHTSADVKFTVDAINKGDWKPESVDGFDRISSVDTPDSLTAIVHYKEVYAHYQLQFVRGTLPQHVLEGRDLNTANDYNRAPLGTGPYKVKEWKTGEYILLERAEGYWRGAASPKIKQLLFRFLTNTTTRINLLKSGEVHMVALVAWDKVRELEPIASLRMNRVVGNGYEHVTLNQRHFAPFADVKVRQALAHAVNRDLLVRTILDGQVEVVNGPIQPLSAAYEPKVPTYGFDPERARTLLTEAGWVPGADGIRMKDGKRLAFTLITQSGFAIRENVSQALQQAFRDVGAEMTVKLLDGTTISSVWFTGDFDAMLHWWQMGADPELTLFFAGDRMPPAGRNINYVNDTELSSLLYRSDRTADVAQRNELLREAQRRIAALAPEIVLYNTAKVDAVPKSLKGFTGNPTNAGPFWNVHQWEIGTP, encoded by the coding sequence ATGATGCGTTGGTCGGTACGCCTGTCCCGTCGGTCAGCTCGATCCTCGGCGCTTGGCGTCGCGGCCGCACTCTGTGCGTCACTCGCGGCCTGCGGCGGTGAGACTTCCCGCAGCGGACCATCCAACGAGCTGCTCATTGTGGGCTACGACCGTGAGCCTGATACGATGAACCGTTACGCCACGCATATCCTCGAAGACATCGAGTCATGCGTGGTAGAGGGACTCGTCACCAACGACGAGGAGATGAAGATCATTCCCGTGCTGGCCTCCGAGATCCCGACCACGGAGAACGGCGGCGTGATCGTGCGCCCGGACGGCGGCATGGATGTCACGTGGAAATTGCGCCCCGGCGTGAAGTGGCACGACGGCGTGTCGCACACATCGGCCGACGTGAAGTTCACGGTCGATGCCATCAACAAAGGCGACTGGAAGCCGGAAAGCGTCGACGGATTCGATCGCATCTCGTCGGTCGATACGCCCGACTCGCTCACGGCGATCGTGCACTACAAGGAAGTGTACGCGCACTATCAGCTGCAGTTCGTGCGCGGTACGCTGCCGCAGCATGTGCTCGAAGGGCGTGATCTCAACACGGCCAACGACTACAACCGCGCGCCGCTCGGTACCGGCCCGTACAAGGTCAAGGAGTGGAAGACGGGCGAGTACATTCTGCTCGAACGCGCCGAAGGCTATTGGCGCGGCGCCGCGTCTCCCAAGATCAAGCAGCTGCTCTTCCGCTTTCTCACCAACACCACCACACGCATCAACCTCCTCAAGTCGGGCGAGGTGCACATGGTGGCGCTGGTGGCATGGGACAAGGTGCGCGAACTGGAGCCCATCGCGTCGCTTCGGATGAACCGCGTGGTCGGCAACGGCTACGAACACGTGACGCTCAACCAGAGGCACTTCGCACCCTTCGCCGACGTCAAGGTGCGGCAGGCGCTGGCCCACGCGGTGAATCGTGATCTACTGGTGCGCACGATTCTCGATGGACAGGTAGAAGTGGTGAACGGTCCCATCCAGCCGCTTTCCGCCGCCTACGAGCCCAAGGTGCCCACGTACGGTTTCGATCCGGAGCGCGCACGCACGCTGCTCACCGAGGCGGGATGGGTGCCCGGTGCCGACGGCATTCGTATGAAGGACGGCAAGCGACTCGCGTTCACGCTGATCACGCAGTCGGGTTTTGCGATCCGCGAGAATGTGTCGCAAGCGTTGCAGCAGGCGTTTCGCGACGTCGGCGCCGAGATGACGGTGAAGCTGCTCGACGGCACCACCATCAGCAGTGTGTGGTTCACGGGTGACTTCGACGCCATGCTGCACTGGTGGCAGATGGGTGCCGACCCGGAGCTCACGCTCTTCTTTGCCGGCGACCGCATGCCGCCGGCCGGTCGCAACATCAACTACGTCAACGACACCGAGCTCTCGTCGCTGCTGTACCGCTCCGACCGCACCGCCGATGTCGCGCAGCGTAACGAGCTGCTGCGTGAAGCGCAGCGCCGGATCGCGGCGCTCGCCCCGGAGATCGTGCTGTACAATACCGCCAAGGTGGATGCCGTACCGAAGTCGCTGAAGGGCTTCACCGGCAATCCGACCAACGCCGGCCCGTTCTGGAACGTGCACCAGTGGGAGATCGGCACGCCGTGA